A genomic window from uncultured Fibrobacter sp. includes:
- a CDS encoding pectate lyase has protein sequence MVKTQKNWSRTLAVGAALGAALATSAFAVTSPDFPMAGFATQNGGTTGGKGYSEVTVSNVSDLKSYAKAGNKVIYVKPGTYMGPIEVGSNVTIYGYQGAIIAQPTSGSAMKLSGSKNVIIRNLKFKGVGAHDDDDEDCLQVNHESKNVWIDHVDVYDGHDGNLDITNASDYVTISWTKFSYTSASSGHQFSNLIGNSKTKTSDRGHLNVTIHHTWWADGVVERMPRVRFGKVHVANNLFDSKNASYCVRAAVEANIRIEKNVFIGVQKALDLYTSDGTITAAQMISNYEENVKKPQSGTGTAFTPPYSMSLTDVSTQAKAYALRDSIKMYAGATLPDPGASGTVTPASSSSVKSSSSVASSSSAKSSSSQTPVAGEASLTKHGSGSANQEVAQGASIVEFYYTIDGATGATVTGLPQGVTGTLKGLDYYISGAVASTAAVGAYKFTVTTTGATTNVSKSGTITVVAGDGSSETKSSSSVASSSSQVKSSSSEAKSSSSEKLSSSEVAESSSSSETAQGIQAVVLTRVNLSVSGNELSIMGAMAKSITVFDMQGRLIYRNFSTSNQHTVTLPGAGGYLVRVGSESHTVRIR, from the coding sequence ATGGTTAAAACACAGAAAAACTGGTCTAGAACTCTTGCTGTAGGCGCAGCATTGGGTGCAGCCCTCGCGACTTCCGCGTTTGCGGTCACTTCGCCGGACTTTCCGATGGCGGGCTTTGCCACGCAGAACGGCGGCACCACGGGCGGTAAGGGTTATTCCGAGGTCACGGTAAGCAACGTGAGCGATCTCAAGAGCTACGCCAAGGCGGGCAACAAGGTTATCTACGTGAAGCCGGGTACGTACATGGGCCCCATCGAGGTCGGCAGCAACGTGACGATTTACGGCTACCAGGGCGCCATCATTGCGCAGCCTACTTCGGGTAGCGCCATGAAGCTGAGCGGCTCGAAAAACGTCATTATCCGCAACCTGAAATTCAAGGGTGTGGGCGCGCACGACGACGATGACGAAGATTGCCTCCAGGTGAATCATGAATCGAAGAACGTGTGGATTGACCACGTGGATGTCTACGACGGTCACGACGGCAACCTGGACATTACCAACGCTTCGGACTACGTGACGATTTCGTGGACCAAGTTCAGCTATACCTCGGCATCGAGCGGCCACCAGTTCAGTAACCTGATTGGCAACAGCAAGACGAAGACGAGCGACCGCGGACACCTGAATGTGACGATTCACCATACGTGGTGGGCGGACGGCGTGGTGGAACGTATGCCGCGCGTGCGTTTTGGAAAGGTGCATGTGGCGAACAACCTCTTTGACAGCAAGAATGCGAGCTACTGCGTGCGTGCAGCCGTCGAGGCCAACATCCGTATCGAGAAAAACGTGTTCATTGGCGTGCAGAAGGCGCTTGACCTTTACACGAGCGACGGTACCATTACCGCAGCCCAGATGATTAGTAACTATGAAGAAAATGTGAAAAAGCCGCAGTCGGGAACAGGTACCGCGTTTACGCCGCCTTATTCCATGAGCCTCACCGACGTGAGCACACAGGCCAAGGCTTATGCATTGCGCGATTCTATCAAGATGTATGCGGGCGCAACTTTGCCTGATCCGGGTGCTTCGGGTACGGTGACTCCGGCAAGTTCCAGCAGCGTAAAGTCGAGCTCCAGCGTGGCATCGAGTTCTTCTGCCAAGTCCAGCTCGTCGCAGACGCCTGTCGCGGGCGAGGCTAGCCTCACCAAGCACGGCTCGGGCAGCGCAAATCAGGAAGTGGCCCAAGGCGCCTCCATCGTGGAATTCTACTACACGATTGACGGTGCTACCGGTGCAACGGTAACGGGACTTCCGCAGGGTGTAACGGGCACGCTCAAGGGCCTTGACTACTACATTTCGGGCGCGGTGGCATCTACTGCCGCGGTGGGTGCATACAAATTCACCGTTACCACGACCGGTGCTACAACAAATGTGTCCAAGAGTGGAACGATTACCGTGGTTGCGGGCGATGGAAGTTCCGAAACGAAATCTAGTTCAAGCGTGGCTTCAAGCTCTTCGCAGGTTAAATCCAGTTCCAGCGAAGCAAAGTCCAGTAGCTCCGAAAAATTGAGCAGCAGCGAAGTGGCGGAGTCGTCTAGCTCTTCTGAAACGGCGCAGGGCATTCAAGCTGTCGTGCTGACTCGCGTAAATCTCTCGGTCTCTGGCAACGAACTTTCGATCATGGGCGCCATGGCGAAGTCGATTACTGTCTTCGATATGCAGGGCCGCTTGATCTACAGGAATTTCTCCACCAGCAATCAACATACGGTAACGCTCCCTGGCGCGGGCGGCTACCTGGTGCGCGTGGGCTCCGAGAGCCACACTGTTCGAATTCGATAG
- the clpX gene encoding ATP-dependent Clp protease ATP-binding subunit ClpX: protein MYRSGKNHPTVTCSFCGKPAERVEKMITGAGVQICSDCVAMCHRIIEEDRMRARQESAAAEASSKPLPLPTEIKAHLDEYVIGQDQAKIALSVAVYNHYKRLRYKQAHPDAQEVEKSNLLLVGPTGSGKTLLAQTMARFLDVPFTIADATVLTEAGYVGEDVDSIIVRLLQAADYDVARAERGIIFIDEIDKIARKTANPSITRDVSGEGVQQGLLKLLEGTVAAVPPKGGRKHPEQPLVQVNTKNILFICGGAFETLDKIISRRVNTGGMGFGADIRSAEENSLSELFKLLEPDDLIQFGLIPEIVGRLPVAVALEELDEAALLNILTQPKNALVKQYKSLFEMDGIELQFEDDALKEIVRETMVRKTGARGLRSVMEKTLQKAMFTMPGSGNKQFVVTADIVKNGLKAPEKKSADKTVALGADSEPAKRSRKKAS, encoded by the coding sequence ATGTATCGTAGCGGGAAAAATCACCCGACGGTTACTTGCAGTTTTTGTGGCAAGCCCGCAGAACGCGTCGAAAAGATGATTACGGGCGCAGGCGTTCAGATTTGTAGCGACTGCGTTGCGATGTGTCACCGCATTATCGAAGAAGACCGCATGCGTGCAAGGCAGGAATCTGCCGCCGCCGAGGCCTCCTCGAAACCGCTCCCGCTCCCGACCGAAATCAAGGCGCACCTGGACGAATACGTGATCGGCCAGGACCAGGCGAAAATCGCCCTTTCCGTGGCGGTGTACAACCACTACAAGCGCCTGCGTTACAAACAAGCTCATCCCGACGCGCAGGAAGTCGAAAAGTCGAACCTGCTGCTGGTGGGTCCGACAGGTTCGGGCAAGACACTTTTGGCGCAGACGATGGCGCGCTTCCTGGATGTTCCCTTTACCATTGCCGATGCAACCGTGCTGACCGAAGCGGGTTACGTGGGCGAAGACGTGGACAGCATCATCGTTCGCCTGTTGCAGGCTGCCGACTACGATGTGGCCCGCGCCGAACGCGGTATCATCTTTATCGACGAAATTGACAAGATTGCCCGTAAGACTGCCAACCCCTCCATTACTCGCGATGTGAGTGGTGAAGGCGTGCAGCAGGGTCTTTTGAAACTCCTGGAAGGTACTGTCGCTGCCGTTCCCCCGAAGGGTGGCCGTAAGCATCCGGAACAGCCGCTGGTGCAGGTGAACACCAAGAACATTCTGTTCATTTGCGGTGGCGCCTTCGAAACCTTGGACAAGATCATTTCCCGTCGCGTAAACACCGGCGGAATGGGTTTCGGTGCCGATATCCGCAGCGCCGAGGAAAACTCGCTTTCCGAGCTCTTCAAGCTCCTGGAACCCGATGACCTGATTCAGTTCGGTCTCATTCCCGAAATCGTGGGCCGCTTGCCTGTCGCTGTCGCCCTCGAAGAACTCGACGAGGCCGCGCTTCTCAACATCCTTACCCAGCCGAAGAACGCTCTCGTGAAACAGTACAAGAGTTTGTTCGAAATGGATGGAATCGAGCTCCAGTTCGAAGACGACGCCCTGAAAGAAATTGTCCGCGAGACGATGGTCCGCAAGACGGGTGCCCGCGGGCTCCGCTCCGTGATGGAAAAGACCTTGCAGAAGGCGATGTTTACCATGCCGGGTTCCGGCAACAAGCAGTTCGTGGTGACCGCCGACATCGTGAAAAACGGTCTCAAGGCTCCTGAAAAGAAGTCTGCAGATAAGACGGTCGCGCTGGGCGCTGATTCTGAACCCGCGAAGAGGTCTCGGAAAAAGGCTTCGTAG
- a CDS encoding ATP-dependent Clp protease proteolytic subunit, producing MIIPTVIETTGRGERAYDIYSRLLKERIIFLGTPINDEVANNVMAQLIFLEYENPEKDITLYINSPGGYVSAGLAIYDTMQHVRPNIATICIGNCASMAAVLLAAGTKGKRYALPHSRIMLHQPSGAATGQSTDIQITAKEIVRTKETLAEIVAKHTGKSIDEVREKTDRDFYMGPEEAKAFGVIDEIFVPRKEGI from the coding sequence ATGATTATCCCTACCGTCATTGAGACCACCGGACGCGGTGAACGCGCCTACGATATCTACTCCCGTCTCCTCAAGGAACGCATTATCTTCCTGGGCACGCCGATTAACGACGAAGTGGCGAACAACGTCATGGCCCAGCTGATTTTCCTTGAATACGAGAATCCGGAAAAGGATATCACGCTGTACATTAACAGCCCGGGTGGTTACGTGTCGGCAGGGCTTGCCATTTACGACACCATGCAGCATGTTCGCCCGAACATTGCGACCATCTGCATTGGTAACTGCGCCTCGATGGCCGCGGTGCTCCTTGCTGCAGGAACCAAGGGCAAGCGCTATGCGCTCCCGCATTCCCGCATCATGCTTCACCAGCCGTCGGGTGCTGCTACCGGTCAGTCTACCGATATCCAGATTACCGCAAAGGAAATCGTGCGCACCAAGGAAACCTTGGCCGAAATCGTCGCAAAGCATACCGGCAAGTCGATTGACGAAGTCCGCGAAAAGACCGACCGCGATTTCTACATGGGCCCCGAAGAAGCGAAGGCCTTCGGCGTCATCGATGAAATCTTTGTTCCGCGTAAAGAGGGAATTTAA